A stretch of DNA from Cellulomonas fengjieae:
CAGAAGGCCGAAGTGGATGCCCCGGCCGGTGTCGCCTGGATCTCGGTGCGCCGACTAGAGCGGCATGTCCGCGGCGAGGGCGATACCAGTCGTTTCACGTGAAACGAAAAGGGGTGAGCCCGTAGGCCCACCCCTCTTCGCACGGTCAGATCACGCGGGACGAATCACCACGTGCCGGTTGGGCTCGACGCCGTCGGAGTCGCTCGACATCCCGGCGGCCGCCACGGCGTCGTGGACCACCTTGCGCTCGAACGGGTTCATGGCATCGAGTGCCACCGCCGCGCCGGACTCCTTGACGCGAGCGATCGCCTCCTCGGCGACGGCCACCAGCTCGGCCCGACGACCGGCCCGGTACCCGGCGACGTCCAGCATGAGACGGCTCCGTTCGCCGGTCTTGGCCTGGACGGCAAGGCGGGTGAGCTCCTGGAGAGCGTCGAGGACCTCGCCGTCGTGTCCCGCCAACCGCGACAGCGAACGATCTGCCGGGTCCTCCGAGACGATCTCGACCGCGGCGCGGCCGTGATCGATGTCGATGTCGATGTCGCCATCGAGGTCAGCGATGTCGAGAAGCTCCTCGAGGTAATCGGCTGCGATCTCGCCCTCTTCTTCGAGGCGCTTCAAACCGGTCGCCTCAACAGGAGCGGCGTCAGGCTGGGTCGACGTCATGGAGTCCCTCTCCGAATCATCATCACGCGGGGGCACTACTTCTTGGGCCTGGTGGGGCGGGCCGGCGGCGGGGTCACGGGACCGTCGGTGTCGCCGTCCTTCGGTGTGCTCGAGGGCGCGCTCGGAGGGGTGCCGGGCTGAGTGTTCGGGCCCTCGGTTCCGGGCCGCGGCTTTGCGCGGTCCTTACGCTTGGGCTGGACGCGCTGCCCACGCGGCTTCTCCTCGATGACCGCCGTCGTCGGAGCCTCCTCGATCACTCCCTGCGGCTTGGCCTTCTTCGCCTTGCGCGCCTTCATGGCGAGCTCGGCCTGCGAGCCGGGGGCCGGCATGCGGCGGATCGTGTAGAACTGCTGGCCCATCGACCAGAGGTTCGTGGTGGTCCAGTAGATGAGGACACCGATGGGGAAGTTCACGCCCGAGAATGCGAACACCAGGGGGAGCACGTACAGCAGGACCTTCTGCTGCTGTGCCATCGGGCCCTGGAGTGCGGCCGGCGGCATGTTCTTCATCGTGAGCTGGCGCTGCGTGAGGAACGTCGTCGCGGACATCGCGATGATCAGGACGACGGTGACGACCTGGATGTGCCAGTTACCGTCGGCACGCATGAACGTTCCGGACAGCGGAGCGCCGAACAGCGTGGCGTTCTCCGCCTGCCCCGCCAGGTCGGCGCTGAGCGGACCGATCGGGGGATAGCTGCCGTTCGCGATCCGGGGGAGCTCGATGAGCACCCGGAAGAGCGCGAAGAAGATGGGGGACTGCAGCAGGATCGGCAGGCAGGACGCGAACGGGTTGGTCCCGTGCTCCTTGTAGAGAGCCATCGTCTCGCGGCTCATCGCCTCACGGGAGGCGGGGTCGGTCTTGCCCTTGTACTTCTTCTGGATCGCCTGCATCTGCGGAGCGATCAGCTGCATCCCGCGGGACGCCTTGATCTGGCGGAAGAAGAGCGGGATCAGTGCGATCCGGATGACGATCACCAGCCCGACGATGGACAGCGACCACGCCGCACCGCCCTCGGGGTCGAGCCCGATGGCCGTGAACAAGGAGTGGAACTGGACCATGATCCAGGCCACGGCGATCATGATCGGTTTGAGCAGACCGTCGAACCAGTCCATCGGGCAGAACTCCTCGGGGGGTCAGTGTGTGGACGAGGCCACGTCGAGATGGCGGTGATCGGGTCGTGCTGGTGGAACGTCGTCGATGCCGCCGGGGTTCCACGGGTTGCAGCGAAGCAGCCGGCGAGCGGCGAGCCAGGTGCCACGGAGAGCTCCGTGGCGTTGCACCGCGATGACGGCGTACTGCGAGCAGGACGGGTAGAACCGGCAGGTCGGCGGGGTCATCGGCGAGATGAACTGCTGGTACGCCCGAAGCAGGAGCAGCAGCAGCCGCGCGGGAGCGTGAAGGATCCCCCGGGTCACCGCTCGAAGAGTCATGGGATGACTACGCCCCGGCCCGTCGTTGTGACCGACGACTGGCCGTCTCGAGCGCGGCGTCGAGATCCGCGCCGAGCTGGGCGAACGGACGTGACGCGGCAGGTGGCAGAGCCCGGACCACGATGCCCGCGTCAGCCGGCATCGTCGACAGCCGCGCGCGGACGAGCTCTCTCAACCGCCGCTTGACCAGGTTCCGGGTGACCGCAGTGCCAACGGCCTTGGACACCACGAGACCGACCACCGGTCCGGAGGACGAGTGGTCGGTCCTGGTCGTCAGGTGCACCACGAGGGTGTCCCGTCCGCCGCGCGCGCCTCTGC
This window harbors:
- a CDS encoding Jag family protein, with amino-acid sequence MTSTQPDAAPVEATGLKRLEEEGEIAADYLEELLDIADLDGDIDIDIDHGRAAVEIVSEDPADRSLSRLAGHDGEVLDALQELTRLAVQAKTGERSRLMLDVAGYRAGRRAELVAVAEEAIARVKESGAAVALDAMNPFERKVVHDAVAAAGMSSDSDGVEPNRHVVIRPA
- the yidC gene encoding membrane protein insertase YidC gives rise to the protein MDWFDGLLKPIMIAVAWIMVQFHSLFTAIGLDPEGGAAWSLSIVGLVIVIRIALIPLFFRQIKASRGMQLIAPQMQAIQKKYKGKTDPASREAMSRETMALYKEHGTNPFASCLPILLQSPIFFALFRVLIELPRIANGSYPPIGPLSADLAGQAENATLFGAPLSGTFMRADGNWHIQVVTVVLIIAMSATTFLTQRQLTMKNMPPAALQGPMAQQQKVLLYVLPLVFAFSGVNFPIGVLIYWTTTNLWSMGQQFYTIRRMPAPGSQAELAMKARKAKKAKPQGVIEEAPTTAVIEEKPRGQRVQPKRKDRAKPRPGTEGPNTQPGTPPSAPSSTPKDGDTDGPVTPPPARPTRPKK
- the yidD gene encoding membrane protein insertion efficiency factor YidD — its product is MTLRAVTRGILHAPARLLLLLLRAYQQFISPMTPPTCRFYPSCSQYAVIAVQRHGALRGTWLAARRLLRCNPWNPGGIDDVPPARPDHRHLDVASSTH
- the rnpA gene encoding ribonuclease P protein component, which codes for MLSAAHRMRRAADFEQAVRRGARGGRDTLVVHLTTRTDHSSSGPVVGLVVSKAVGTAVTRNLVKRRLRELVRARLSTMPADAGIVVRALPPAASRPFAQLGADLDAALETASRRSQRRAGA